The DNA window GAGAAATGACCCTTTAAATCTAGACAGTGCTCCCTTACTTCATACGGCCTAATTGAACATTAATTCTCTTGCTTCACAAATCCTCTGAGGGATGAAGAGGAGCTTGATACTGTGTTAGAAACAATTTCAAGGGCCTACTTGCCTAATTGTCTTAGTCATCAGTTTAGCAAAAAGAGAACTGACATTGTAAGATGCAAATAGCTCTTGGAATTATGGGGGTTTATTGACTaatgtggtttggttttgtttgtttgtttagaaaTCCTTCCTGTATGGATCAGCCTTCTAGTGATGGTGAAACTGGGAGAAGACCACTCTAAGCAAACCCAGGATGATTCGGGTCCCAGCTGATGCAGAAAATGCTCACAGTAGCAGTGTGGAATCTTGTCCTTCCTTGCGGGATGTCCACTCCATCAACCCCACACAGCTGATGGCAAGGATTGAGTCGTATGAAGGCAGGGAGAAGAAAGGCATCTCAGATGTCAGAAGgactttctgtttgtttgttacATTTGATCTCTTATTCATAACCTTACTGTGGATAATAGAATTGAATGTGAGTTGTCTTTTCAGTACCTACCCTTAGACGATATATTAAGGTTTTATTCACTTCAGAGATGGTTGATAAGTTGCTCCTTTCTAGCCAAAATTATGTTATTTGTATCTGTTTAAGTTTAAACAGCTTATTTAAGCTTCCATGAACACAGTACCTACTCAACTGCATCTACTTTTATTTGTTATGTGTTTATCTTCTTATTATGAAACTTTTTGATGTTCCTGTAGTCTGGGAACCATGctgaaaaaaacatttgaaatcCAGTGCAGTCTTCAGACTTCAAACAGAAATGTTACTGTACATCTTTGAATTTAGCAAGAAGTGTGAATTTTAACCAGATTCAAGACTACCTTCTGAGCAACTTTAAGTCAGTGATATTTCACTGAGGTGTTAGTCCCTGAAGAGACTTCTAGTGGccaaaacttttcttttgttgtattttctttGATGTAAACTTGGTGGGTTATACAGTATGGATGGCAGGGTGCATTTAAACAACATAAACTCCCACAGTTGCCACCTTTTAACTCCAGCATTTGTAATCTGGTCTAAAATTTCCAGAAAGCAACATGAAAGCTCATTTATTATTACTTCATAAGTAGCATCCTAGTTCTTGAGCTGGATTTTAACGTGTAATCTATTTTGCATTTAAGAAAGGACACACTAGGGAGGAATCCCTTTTCTAGAAATAAAGATCTtgagtaaatattttttgtcaGCATTTCTTTAGTAGATAAATAACCTTGGTTATTGATTTACATTATGAAGCTTCAGGAGCTGACTGTTCAATAGCTCATTGATACAGTGAAAAATACTCATTCTGATTTaatttgagaaagaaaattttgctttcttgaAATGATGTAATTTTGGGACTAgactttctgtttctctctagGTGGAAAAGTGGTTGTAGCATAGTGTTCTGATGCAGTTCTTTTATTAGGCCAGTTTCTCATCCGCTTGTACGACTAAGAGGAACAGAGTGGGTTTATATCTCTTGTTGAGGTTTCAGAGCACAGATTTGCACATGAGTGCTCTCAGAATATTGAAGATTCTGAATAAAAAATGCTACCAACTCATGGTATCATggtgtttcatttttaatgctATAGTATCAAGTGACCTCAAGATCACAGCAGTTTTCTTTGTAAAGAGCTGTATTTCAGGACAACATATTATGAACCAGTGTCCTATACTGCCACATGTCAGCAAGAATAAAAAACAGGTTTTTGTCATTCAAAGTCAATGAGATTAGAAGCTAAAATTCGATATCTGGGATCTGGCATGTGCTTAGgttttttgctctgtttttctttgaattgCTTTGTTTGTGAGAAGTCAAATAGCATTGTGTTAGGACCCTGTGTTATTGGTGCAGAATTGCTATGAGACTTCCTGTAATCATTGTTTTCACTTTGTTGCCATTATCCAGTTTCCTTGGGTGTAGTGTAGCTTACTGTTAAATGCTTCGGGGAGTAGCTCCATGGCATTTTGAGCAAAAATCAAGGCTTCCATGGTCCTCTGTTTATCCTTATTTTAATAtgctcctcacacagccacATAGTGATGAACAGCTTGGAGTGAGGGAAGTTGAACTTCCTTGTTTCTGCTGGAAACAGATAATCACACGTGATACAGTAGAGCAGCCAAGGGAAAACTAGTTCGAAAGTGGCTATTTGTTAGGTAGCCAtagaggggaggaggaggagaagaaatagaagaaatgtAGAGGTGGAGTGACTAGTCTCAGGAAAACACTGTCCAGCAGTGTAGTTGGAAAAGTGTGGAAGTGTGGAGACTGCGTTGCTTTGAGATAGTGAGCATGTGTTGTTGGTGTGCTTTGGCAGCtcctttccttaaaaatataACAGTAGTCAAACTCAGTTTTAAAGCCTTCTGTTGGTGTTTTACATAACTGTTTCATGCAGTGCTTAATTATGGAATTTCATATTAAAAACAGTTGGAGATGGACACTgaggtttttaattttcaacTAAGATAGATACTCCTCATTCTCTGAGCCAATACaccttaaattattttcttacaaGGCCAGTTTGAACAGTAGAATCCTTCCACTGGAAAGAAACATGGTGGCTAAGGAAGATGTAATTTTGAATCTCATCAGCAAATGGAAGAATTAAAATTGAATCTTAGTTATTTGTGTGAGATTATTCTAATAGTTGcagcttctgctttttttaCTGTGGATCTTTTGGCTCAGCTCTCTTAACAAATTGTGTGAGGGCTGATAAGGAAGAGATCTGAAGTATGAATTcagtttctgttcttttttctaTGTGAAACATGTGACTAACTAGAAACTTGGTTATGGTTGGCTTTTTGATCAGCTGTTTTGATGCTCCTTATATGAGGTAAAACACTTTGTGAGTTTGTGTAACAGTCCTTaacatttaataatttattcctCCCTCAATagcttgtttgcttttattttgggaCAGCCTAAAATGCTGCTTGCCTAAGCCAGATCATAATCCTAAATGTTTTCACTTCAAAAAGTCTATGTAatcttgaaaaacaaaaagcaacaagAGTCTTGACCTTGTCATTCTTGGCAGACAGCTCTTCTGTATTTAGTTTAATGATCTTTTTGTATATCAGCAGGGAATTATTAGTTTTActcttcatatttctgtgtattttgttttctgaagctgTGTGTGTTATTGTTCCTTTGTAGGTAAAAGGAGGCATCGAGACTACCTTAGAGAAAGAAGTTCTACATTATGACTACTCTTCTTCATATTTTGATATATTTGTAAgtgttcttaaaaaaagaaaaaggagcgGTAAAAGTATAGTTTTCCCATTCCTCCTTCCACAGATGTTTCCTAGTTTGAGTCTTGTGCAAGGGTTGATCTTTTCTTGGTAATTTAAACCAGAAGGGCCAAGTTTCACCCATCTAGGGGTTGCCCAATCCTGCTCTGGCAGCAAGCTCATGGAGCCTGTAGATAGAAATGCTTAGGGCCAATCTGTTTGCATCTTTAGCTTTGGGGTGTGTGGAAAAGCAGATGGAAAACCCGGTCAAGAATGTGACTTTGATGTGACATAAGGTAGTTCATTAAGAGGATAAgacccacagccctgcactccAAAATCATTTTGCTTAAACCGACATTTTTGTCCTTCATTGGGCATAAGGTGGCTGCAATGAGGAGAGATTTGTGCCCAGGGTGCCTGCACAGGGCGGGTTTTTCAGAGTTCTGTGTTTTAACTCAAACAGCAAAAAGAGATGACACGATGATGCTCTCTTACTATCTATAAGTACCTTAGACACATAAGAGGAAATCTATTGCATTaggaaatttctttctttaagcaAGTCTGTAGCTGCACAACCCAAgtaaaagtttttttctttacagttcTTCTAAAGGGCAAGATTGTTAATTCTACCAGATCTTCTTTGCCTTGCAGAGGTGACTTGGTTTGGTATCAGTCATTTTTACTGATGACCATATCCAGAATCTCTCTTTGAAACTGGTGTAAAACCCCATCCTTACTTCTGCATTGGGCGTTTGCTGTACCAAATGAATTTACATACTAGATT is part of the Ammospiza nelsoni isolate bAmmNel1 chromosome 1, bAmmNel1.pri, whole genome shotgun sequence genome and encodes:
- the STARD3NL gene encoding STARD3 N-terminal-like protein isoform X3, giving the protein MIRVPADAENAHSSSVESCPSLRDVHSINPTQLMARIESYEGREKKGISDVRRTFCLFVTFDLLFITLLWIIELNVKGGIETTLEKEVLHYDYSSSYFDIFLFSQGAFGYVLPIISFILAWIETWFLDFKVLPQEAEEENRFLIAQDASERAALLHPGVLSDGQFYSPPESVAGSDEDSEEKQDSEKPIV